From the genome of Rhizobium binae, one region includes:
- the flhA gene encoding flagellar biosynthesis protein FlhA, whose product MAQPPALPLPKVAPSLRDVGFALGIVGIICILFLPIPPFLIDMGLAFSIAFSVLILMVALWIQKPLDFSSFPTILLIATMTRLALNIATTRVILSHGNEGHDAAGGVIAGFASLVMSGDFVIGLIVFLILITINFIVITKGATRIAEVGARFTLDAIPGKQMSIDADLSAGIIDEREAQRRRRELEEESSFFGAMDGASKFVRGDAVAGLIITAINVFGGIIIGYFRHGMQIGEAADVFVKLSVGDGLVSQMPALIVSLAAGLLVSRGGTTGSTDQAVVNQLSGYPRALSISAVLMFVLALMPGLPFVPFVILGSLLAFGAWFIPRQVEAENKLRREQEEKKVVQSKELEKDSVKSVLRTSEIELALGKMVSTRLLGAHQELAFRVGKMRKKFATQYGFVVPEIKVTDDIAIAEKSYQIRIHGTTVASNLLRVGEVLVVTGAGRRPSIPGDEIREPAFGMPAVSILENFADDLKREGFQPIDNVSVVLTHMSEVIRNNLPQLLSYKDVKVLIDRLDPEYKKLADEICSSHMSYSGLQAVLKLLLAERVSIRNLHLILEAVAELAPHVRKTEQIVEHVRIRMAQQLCGDLADNGVLRVLRLGSKWDLAFHQALKRDSKGEVIEFDIDPRSLEEFSEQASKVIREFMDRGLPFALVTSPETRSYVRMIIERLFATLPVLSHVELAKGIEIKILGSIS is encoded by the coding sequence ATGGCGCAACCACCTGCACTCCCCCTTCCGAAAGTCGCCCCCAGCCTGCGCGATGTCGGTTTTGCCCTCGGCATTGTCGGCATCATCTGCATTCTCTTCCTGCCGATTCCGCCGTTCCTGATCGATATGGGACTGGCCTTCTCGATCGCCTTTTCGGTGCTGATCCTGATGGTCGCGCTGTGGATCCAGAAGCCGCTCGACTTTTCGTCCTTTCCGACCATCCTGCTGATCGCGACAATGACCAGGCTGGCGCTGAACATCGCCACCACCCGCGTCATCCTGTCCCACGGCAATGAAGGCCACGATGCCGCCGGCGGCGTCATTGCCGGTTTCGCAAGCCTGGTGATGTCCGGCGACTTCGTCATCGGTCTGATCGTCTTCCTGATTCTGATCACCATCAACTTCATCGTCATCACCAAAGGCGCCACGCGTATCGCCGAAGTCGGCGCCCGTTTCACGCTGGATGCCATCCCCGGCAAGCAGATGTCGATCGATGCCGATCTCTCGGCCGGCATTATCGATGAGAGGGAAGCCCAGCGCCGGCGCAGGGAGCTCGAGGAGGAAAGCTCCTTCTTCGGTGCGATGGACGGTGCCTCGAAGTTCGTGCGCGGCGATGCCGTCGCCGGCCTCATCATCACCGCCATTAACGTCTTCGGTGGCATCATCATCGGCTATTTCCGTCACGGCATGCAGATTGGCGAGGCGGCTGACGTTTTCGTCAAGCTCTCCGTCGGCGACGGCCTGGTCTCGCAGATGCCGGCCCTCATCGTCTCACTCGCCGCCGGCCTTCTCGTCTCCCGCGGCGGCACCACCGGCTCCACCGACCAGGCGGTCGTCAACCAGCTGAGCGGCTATCCCCGCGCGCTCTCCATCTCGGCCGTGCTGATGTTCGTCCTGGCGCTGATGCCGGGCCTGCCGTTCGTCCCCTTCGTGATCCTCGGCAGCCTTCTCGCCTTCGGCGCCTGGTTCATTCCGCGTCAGGTCGAGGCTGAAAACAAGCTTCGCCGCGAACAGGAGGAAAAGAAGGTCGTCCAGAGCAAGGAGCTGGAGAAGGATTCGGTCAAGTCCGTGTTGCGCACCTCCGAAATCGAGCTGGCGCTCGGCAAGATGGTCTCGACGCGACTGCTCGGCGCCCATCAGGAACTGGCCTTCCGCGTCGGCAAGATGCGCAAGAAGTTCGCCACGCAATACGGTTTTGTCGTCCCTGAAATCAAGGTCACCGACGATATCGCCATCGCCGAGAAATCTTATCAAATCCGCATTCATGGCACGACGGTCGCCTCCAATCTCTTGCGCGTCGGCGAGGTCCTGGTCGTCACCGGCGCCGGCCGGCGCCCGAGCATTCCGGGCGACGAAATCCGCGAGCCCGCTTTCGGCATGCCGGCCGTCTCGATCCTCGAAAACTTCGCCGACGATCTGAAACGCGAGGGTTTCCAGCCGATCGACAATGTCTCCGTGGTGCTGACCCATATGAGCGAGGTCATTCGCAACAACCTGCCGCAGCTTCTGTCCTACAAGGACGTCAAGGTGCTGATCGATCGCCTCGACCCGGAATACAAGAAGCTCGCCGACGAGATCTGCTCTTCGCACATGTCCTATTCCGGCCTGCAGGCGGTTCTCAAGCTCCTGCTTGCCGAGCGCGTCTCGATCCGCAACCTCCACCTCATTCTCGAGGCGGTGGCCGAGCTTGCGCCGCATGTCAGGAAGACCGAGCAGATTGTCGAGCACGTCCGCATCCGCATGGCCCAGCAGCTCTGCGGCGATCTTGCCGACAACGGCGTGCTGCGCGTGCTGAGGCTCGGCAGCAAATGGGATCTGGCCTTCCACCAGGCGCTGAAACGCGATTCCAAGGGCGAGGTGATCGAGTTCGACATCGACCCCAGAAGCCTGGAGGAGTTTAGCGAGCAGGCAAGCAAAGTTATCCGTGAGTTCATGGATCGCGGCCTGCCATTCGCCCTTGTCACGTCGCCGGAAACACGCTCCTATGTGCGCATGATCATCGAACGGCTGTTCGCCACGCTGCCGGTCCTGTCGCATGTCGAACTGGCCAAGGGCATCGAGATAAAGATTTTGGGCTCGATTTCATGA
- a CDS encoding flagellar biosynthetic protein FliR yields the protein MISDPQGTVLALFLVFCRIGGCVLALPGFSSARVPEQLRVFIAGALSIALMPLLWDTVYPAVHTGSATYIGLIFSESLVGVMYGMLARIYTLGMQFAATIIAMMVGYTQPGSADVIEDAPETSLSGFITFAGIMILFIMDFHHIVFRALVDSYTTMPFGGLTQMRATLISFTDTLEQTTYIMLRLSSPFLIYGMIFNVSIGFINKLAPQIPVYFISTPYLLMGGLFLFYVSVAALVSQFGQAFGSIYMGR from the coding sequence ATGATATCAGACCCGCAAGGGACCGTTCTCGCGTTGTTTCTGGTTTTCTGCCGGATCGGCGGCTGTGTGCTGGCCCTTCCGGGTTTTTCCTCGGCGCGCGTGCCCGAGCAACTGCGCGTCTTCATCGCCGGGGCGCTGTCGATCGCGCTCATGCCGCTGCTCTGGGACACGGTCTATCCGGCTGTCCACACCGGATCTGCAACCTATATCGGCCTGATTTTCAGCGAATCGCTGGTCGGCGTGATGTACGGCATGCTGGCCAGAATCTATACGCTCGGCATGCAGTTCGCCGCAACGATCATCGCCATGATGGTCGGTTATACCCAGCCGGGCTCCGCCGACGTCATCGAAGACGCGCCGGAGACCAGCCTTTCCGGCTTCATCACCTTTGCCGGCATCATGATCCTCTTCATCATGGATTTCCATCACATCGTCTTCCGCGCGCTGGTCGATTCCTACACGACCATGCCGTTCGGCGGATTGACGCAGATGCGCGCGACGCTGATCTCCTTTACCGACACGCTGGAGCAGACCACTTACATCATGCTGCGGCTGTCGAGCCCGTTTCTGATTTACGGCATGATCTTCAACGTCTCGATCGGCTTCATCAACAAGCTGGCGCCGCAGATCCCGGTCTATTTTATTTCCACGCCCTATCTGCTGATGGGCGGGCTCTTCCTGTTTTATGTCTCGGTCGCGGCGCTGGTCAGCCAGTTCGGCCAGGCCTTCGGTTCGATCTATATGGGGCGATGA
- a CDS encoding rod-binding protein: protein MAISPPSDLVLDVVKAADPMEVQAAQEKLKANRAAFAATSLAENGKGFSNTVDVLDHIGQKSGLSNVQNRTKTEEVPESYRKFEAMVLQNFVKSMLPSESEDVYGKGATGDIWKGMMAEQLGNTMAKGDGIGIAKQMYSEQLRRQEGKIVNASTDDRDRNTALSMIDDFQRKTFGTPTADAKTASDA from the coding sequence GTGGCTATTTCGCCCCCCAGTGATCTGGTCCTGGACGTGGTCAAAGCCGCCGACCCCATGGAGGTTCAGGCGGCCCAGGAAAAATTGAAGGCAAACCGTGCGGCCTTTGCCGCAACGAGCCTCGCCGAGAACGGCAAGGGCTTCTCCAATACGGTCGACGTTCTCGATCATATCGGCCAGAAGAGCGGCCTTTCCAACGTTCAGAACCGCACCAAGACCGAGGAGGTTCCGGAAAGCTACCGGAAGTTCGAGGCTATGGTGCTGCAGAACTTCGTCAAGTCGATGCTGCCGAGTGAAAGTGAAGACGTCTACGGCAAGGGAGCGACCGGCGATATCTGGAAGGGGATGATGGCCGAGCAGCTCGGCAACACCATGGCCAAGGGCGACGGCATCGGCATTGCCAAGCAGATGTACAGCGAGCAGCTGCGCCGACAGGAAGGCAAGATCGTCAATGCCTCGACCGATGATCGTGACCGCAACACCGCACTCAGCATGATCGACGACTTCCAGCGCAAGACCTTTGGCACGCCGACGGCGGACGCCAAGACGGCAAGCGACGCATAA
- a CDS encoding WecB/TagA/CpsF family glycosyltransferase, producing MNLIANFAVLASRRTIFDLPVCDLGWDDALVFINELASIPVGQTVVCFVNAHNMLTALRDDEYYRIMSHNLVLPDGIGLNIASQIAHGSPFPANLNGTDFVPAFLTFMEAPRRIGLIGGTRSVVEAAAENFRRHTPWHEFVVISDGFFDKVDSTDVTAEIERQKPDILIVGMGTPLQEKWVHDNIRADHARLVLTVGALFDFVSGAVPRAPKTVRMMRLEWAYRLIQEPARLWRRYIIGIPVFLFHVLRYRFRRRERILSQPEEPRSVSQPAAYRRKAS from the coding sequence ATGAATTTGATTGCAAACTTCGCGGTGCTTGCGTCGCGGCGGACGATCTTCGATCTGCCGGTCTGCGATCTCGGCTGGGACGATGCCCTCGTTTTCATCAACGAGCTGGCCTCCATTCCCGTCGGCCAGACCGTCGTTTGCTTCGTCAACGCCCATAATATGCTGACGGCGTTGCGCGACGACGAATATTACCGGATCATGTCGCACAATCTGGTGCTGCCGGATGGCATCGGCCTCAACATCGCATCGCAGATTGCCCATGGCTCGCCGTTTCCCGCCAATCTGAACGGCACCGATTTCGTGCCGGCCTTCCTTACCTTCATGGAGGCTCCGCGCCGCATCGGCCTGATCGGCGGCACGCGTTCGGTCGTCGAGGCAGCGGCCGAAAATTTCCGCAGGCACACCCCCTGGCATGAATTTGTCGTCATTTCCGACGGCTTTTTCGACAAGGTCGATTCCACTGATGTCACAGCGGAGATCGAACGCCAGAAGCCCGACATTCTGATCGTCGGCATGGGGACGCCGCTGCAGGAGAAATGGGTTCACGACAACATCCGCGCCGACCATGCGCGTCTGGTGCTGACGGTAGGCGCGCTCTTCGACTTCGTCTCCGGCGCCGTTCCGCGGGCGCCGAAGACGGTGCGGATGATGCGACTGGAATGGGCCTATCGGCTGATACAGGAACCCGCGCGCCTCTGGCGGCGCTACATCATCGGCATTCCGGTCTTCCTCTTCCATGTCCTGCGTTATCGCTTCCGCCGCCGCGAAAGAATTCTCAGCCAGCCGGAAGAGCCTCGCAGCGTCTCGCAGCCGGCTGCCTATCGCAGGAAGGCGAGCTGA
- a CDS encoding GumC domain-containing protein, with translation MYDIRARNSFQDRAAAEPRPFDDPYRRRSKGADIALPEAELLRAIGRALEEQRAMAARPAPLVDRIETILGNRLRAANDIGRPLAAEPAAHEKPVAAAAEPTFSPAPLAVIPEEAAGSQPAAPRYLAGRFGLVMTVVTATILGAGLPALRPVAPALYRAETTLSVKTHASSRGAFTQAAAKGLLSARVMASTVAALKLDHDPEFAGSSANALGVALDLLSATGAAADPASRAEAALKHAVEVVPDVAAGTILVTVTTGDSSKSMRIAARLGEAVSAGSGSGRNSETETALRKAYAEAKAELAAFTAKSGEGNVKVASDLRRQIDGLDADLKQADQNILATKAQADRLKAAKLAAVLDGSLPSNMLSPALQDWRDKYAVARTTLAQLSAELGPRHPRLLQQQAETDGLKENMGKELAHIAQLANAAAKAAVDARKELNDRRNTLIAQSRDTGVDLARLTELREKANAARVRLEEAASTTGAADDGHLIVLKSPLVSKVAGTNGSIGGALTGAAAGLALGLGLAFLLFLRKSVAASATEMPVSPPVVSPSVVSPPPEPAPAAAALDEMQELRSEISGLRDRLRGHGIEVRQPRR, from the coding sequence ATGTACGATATCAGGGCGAGAAACAGCTTCCAGGATCGCGCAGCCGCGGAGCCGCGCCCCTTTGACGATCCTTATCGCCGGCGGTCGAAGGGGGCAGATATCGCGCTGCCCGAGGCCGAATTGCTACGGGCGATCGGTCGCGCCCTCGAAGAGCAGCGCGCGATGGCGGCGCGTCCGGCGCCGCTGGTCGACCGCATCGAAACCATCCTCGGCAACCGCCTTCGGGCTGCCAACGATATCGGCCGTCCTCTTGCGGCGGAGCCGGCCGCCCATGAGAAGCCAGTCGCTGCGGCCGCCGAACCCACGTTCTCACCCGCGCCGCTGGCCGTGATCCCTGAGGAGGCCGCCGGATCCCAGCCGGCCGCGCCGCGTTACCTCGCCGGCCGCTTCGGGCTTGTCATGACGGTCGTCACCGCCACGATCCTCGGCGCAGGGCTGCCGGCGTTGAGGCCGGTCGCGCCCGCCCTCTACCGCGCCGAGACGACGCTTTCGGTAAAGACGCATGCGTCAAGCCGCGGCGCTTTCACCCAGGCTGCGGCGAAAGGCCTGTTGTCGGCGCGGGTGATGGCCTCGACGGTCGCTGCGCTGAAACTTGATCACGACCCGGAATTTGCCGGCTCCAGTGCCAATGCGCTCGGCGTTGCGCTCGATCTCCTCTCGGCCACCGGAGCTGCTGCCGATCCGGCCTCGCGCGCCGAGGCGGCGCTGAAACATGCGGTCGAGGTCGTGCCCGATGTCGCCGCCGGTACGATCCTCGTCACGGTGACGACCGGCGACAGCAGCAAATCCATGCGCATTGCCGCACGGCTTGGCGAAGCGGTGTCAGCAGGCAGCGGTTCGGGCCGGAACTCCGAAACCGAGACCGCGCTGCGCAAGGCCTATGCAGAGGCGAAGGCGGAGCTTGCCGCCTTCACGGCAAAAAGCGGAGAGGGAAACGTCAAGGTAGCGAGCGACCTGCGCCGCCAGATCGACGGGCTCGATGCCGATCTGAAACAGGCCGACCAGAATATCCTCGCGACGAAGGCGCAGGCCGACCGGCTGAAGGCGGCAAAACTCGCGGCCGTCCTGGATGGGTCGCTTCCGTCCAACATGCTTTCGCCGGCGCTGCAGGATTGGCGCGACAAATATGCCGTCGCCCGGACGACGCTGGCGCAGCTTTCGGCCGAGCTTGGCCCGCGCCATCCGCGGCTGTTGCAGCAGCAGGCCGAAACGGATGGACTGAAGGAGAACATGGGCAAGGAGCTTGCCCATATTGCCCAGCTCGCCAATGCCGCCGCCAAGGCTGCGGTCGATGCGCGCAAGGAGCTGAACGATCGCCGCAACACGTTGATCGCCCAGAGCCGGGATACCGGCGTCGATTTGGCCCGGCTGACCGAGCTGCGCGAGAAGGCGAATGCCGCGCGCGTGCGCCTGGAGGAGGCCGCCTCCACAACGGGGGCAGCCGACGACGGCCATCTGATCGTGCTGAAATCGCCGCTCGTGTCGAAGGTGGCGGGAACGAATGGCTCGATCGGCGGCGCGCTGACCGGGGCCGCCGCCGGCCTGGCACTCGGTCTTGGCCTGGCTTTCCTGCTGTTTTTGCGCAAATCCGTCGCGGCCTCTGCAACGGAAATGCCAGTGTCTCCGCCGGTTGTGTCTCCGTCGGTTGTGTCCCCGCCACCAGAGCCCGCGCCGGCCGCGGCGGCGCTCGACGAGATGCAGGAGTTGCGCTCCGAGATCTCCGGCCTGCGTGACCGGCTGCGTGGTCATGGGATTGAAGTGCGGCAGCCGCGCCGCTGA
- the folD gene encoding bifunctional methylenetetrahydrofolate dehydrogenase/methenyltetrahydrofolate cyclohydrolase FolD produces MTTVIDGKLVAASVIQTVKSATAALQKSSGVTTGLAVIIVGDDPGSHAYVGSKSRMAKECGFKSVQHTLPADTKQEELAALVATLNADPSIHGILVQLPLPKPLDSEPIIQSILPEKDVDGLSVVNAGKLATGDLKTGLVSCTPAGAMVFVRRTHGEDLSGLNAVVIGRSNLFGKPMAQLLLNANATVTMAHSRTKNLAEVCRNADILVAAVGRPEMVKAEWVKPGATVIDVGINRVPAPDRGEGKTRLVGDVAFAEVCAVAGTITPVPGGVGPMTIAMLMANTVIAAHRAAGQTPPQF; encoded by the coding sequence GTGACGACAGTAATCGACGGCAAGCTTGTAGCTGCATCCGTAATTCAGACAGTCAAGAGTGCGACGGCAGCGCTGCAAAAAAGCAGCGGCGTCACCACCGGCCTTGCCGTCATCATCGTCGGCGACGATCCGGGAAGCCACGCCTATGTCGGCTCCAAGAGCCGCATGGCCAAGGAATGTGGTTTCAAGTCCGTCCAGCACACGCTGCCGGCGGACACGAAGCAGGAAGAACTCGCAGCGCTCGTCGCCACCCTCAACGCCGATCCGTCGATCCACGGTATCCTGGTGCAGCTGCCCTTGCCGAAACCGCTCGACAGCGAGCCGATCATCCAGTCGATCCTGCCGGAAAAGGATGTCGATGGCCTGAGCGTCGTCAATGCCGGCAAGCTTGCCACCGGCGACCTGAAGACCGGCCTGGTCTCCTGCACGCCGGCCGGCGCCATGGTCTTCGTCCGCCGCACCCATGGCGAGGATCTCTCCGGTCTCAACGCCGTCGTCATCGGCCGCTCCAACCTGTTCGGCAAGCCGATGGCGCAATTGCTGCTCAACGCCAATGCGACGGTGACGATGGCGCATTCGAGAACGAAGAACCTCGCCGAGGTCTGCCGCAACGCCGATATTCTGGTGGCAGCCGTCGGCCGGCCGGAAATGGTCAAGGCCGAGTGGGTCAAGCCGGGCGCGACGGTCATCGATGTCGGCATCAATCGCGTGCCGGCGCCCGACAGAGGCGAGGGCAAGACCCGGCTCGTCGGTGACGTCGCCTTCGCCGAGGTCTGCGCAGTCGCCGGCACCATCACCCCGGTTCCAGGCGGCGTCGGCCCGATGACCATCGCCATGCTGATGGCCAATACGGTCATCGCTGCCCACCGCGCCGCGGGGCAGACGCCGCCGCAGTTTTAA
- a CDS encoding LacI family DNA-binding transcriptional regulator, whose translation MNLKQLSELLGLSQTTVSRALNGYPEVNEATRERVLQAVKETGYRPNKAAQRLATGKAGSIGLVMPTAPGHQSDVHFGEFLAGLGEEAVRHDFHFVIMPSDPDDEVAALRRLAISGNVDALFVAYMRGHDPRLPMLKSLSMPYVVHGRSFGAEPDYPYLDIDNEGAFYDATRLLLQLGHTRFALMNGQVHLDFAIRRKNGVVTALAERGLALEEDCVIHALMTDEQGLVAMERFLQLPQRPTAILCSSTVMALGAIRAVNQAGLRLGEDISLIAHDDVLPLLKPENFSVPLTTTRSSLRAAGVRIAQRLIGTVKQAGPFPEQELWKTELIVRASTGPAPS comes from the coding sequence GTGAATCTCAAACAGCTATCGGAATTGCTTGGGCTGTCGCAGACGACGGTGAGCCGGGCGCTGAACGGTTATCCCGAGGTCAATGAAGCGACCCGGGAGCGCGTGCTCCAGGCCGTCAAGGAAACCGGATACCGGCCGAACAAGGCTGCTCAGCGGCTTGCGACCGGCAAGGCAGGCTCGATCGGCCTGGTCATGCCGACGGCGCCCGGCCACCAGTCCGACGTGCATTTCGGCGAATTCCTGGCCGGGCTCGGCGAGGAGGCCGTGCGCCACGATTTCCATTTCGTCATCATGCCGTCCGATCCTGATGACGAGGTGGCCGCGCTCCGGCGGCTTGCGATCAGCGGCAATGTCGATGCACTGTTCGTCGCCTATATGCGCGGCCACGACCCGCGCCTTCCCATGCTGAAATCGCTCTCCATGCCCTATGTCGTGCATGGCCGCTCCTTCGGCGCGGAGCCTGATTATCCCTATCTCGACATCGACAATGAAGGCGCGTTCTACGATGCGACGCGGCTATTGCTGCAGCTCGGTCATACACGCTTTGCGCTGATGAACGGGCAAGTGCATCTCGATTTCGCCATCCGCAGGAAGAACGGCGTCGTAACGGCGCTTGCCGAGCGCGGACTGGCTCTCGAGGAGGATTGCGTCATCCACGCGCTGATGACCGACGAACAGGGTCTGGTGGCGATGGAACGCTTCCTGCAGCTGCCGCAGCGGCCTACGGCCATCCTCTGCTCCAGCACGGTGATGGCGCTCGGGGCGATCCGCGCGGTCAACCAGGCGGGATTGCGGCTCGGCGAAGATATTTCGCTGATCGCCCATGACGACGTTCTGCCGCTGTTGAAGCCGGAAAATTTCTCCGTGCCGCTGACGACGACCCGCTCGTCGCTGCGTGCTGCCGGCGTTCGCATCGCCCAGCGGCTGATCGGCACTGTGAAACAGGCTGGGCCCTTCCCCGAGCAGGAGCTCTGGAAGACCGAGCTGATCGTCAGGGCCTCGACCGGCCCTGCCCCCAGTTAA
- a CDS encoding ABC transporter substrate-binding protein yields MKKSFLMGVAVAALFAGAASAADLKFAPGQDSKFNWKSYDEFKAAHADLKGQPLTIFGPWRGEDEAFFMSVLAYFTEATGIDAKYSSSENYEQQIVIDTQAGSPPNIAILPQPGLLADLAGKGFLTPLGDDNSKWLKENYGAGDSWVGYGTYKGKDGKEAFYAFPYKADVKSLVWYVPENFEEAGYKIPTTMEELHALTDQIVKDGGVPWCIGLGSGGATGWPATDWVEDLMLRMQPPEAYDKWTTNELKFTDPTVVAAIEEFGKFAKNPKYVDGGVAAVASTDFRDSPKGLFAVPPKCYMHHQASFIPSFFPEGTKLGQDADFFYMPTFASHPELGKPVLGAGTLVSIAKDSKTARAFIDFLKTPIAHEVWMAQSSFLTPYKGVSVDAYANPQMKKEGEILTSATTFRFDGSDLMPGKIGAGAFWTGMVDFVGGKSAEEAAGEIQSAWDGIK; encoded by the coding sequence ATGAAAAAGTCATTTTTGATGGGCGTTGCCGTTGCGGCGCTATTTGCCGGTGCTGCGTCCGCGGCCGATCTGAAATTTGCCCCGGGGCAGGATTCCAAGTTCAACTGGAAGAGCTATGACGAATTCAAGGCTGCGCATGCCGATCTGAAGGGTCAGCCGCTGACGATCTTCGGGCCGTGGCGCGGCGAGGACGAGGCGTTCTTCATGAGCGTTCTTGCCTATTTCACCGAAGCGACCGGCATCGACGCCAAATATTCTTCGTCTGAAAACTACGAGCAGCAGATCGTCATCGACACGCAGGCCGGCTCGCCGCCGAACATCGCCATCCTGCCGCAGCCGGGCCTACTTGCCGACCTCGCCGGCAAGGGCTTTCTGACGCCGCTCGGCGACGATAACTCCAAGTGGCTCAAGGAAAACTACGGCGCCGGCGACAGCTGGGTCGGTTACGGCACTTATAAGGGCAAGGACGGCAAGGAAGCCTTTTACGCCTTCCCTTACAAGGCTGACGTGAAATCGCTCGTCTGGTACGTTCCGGAGAATTTCGAGGAAGCCGGCTACAAGATCCCGACGACCATGGAAGAGCTGCATGCCCTGACCGACCAGATCGTCAAGGATGGCGGCGTTCCCTGGTGCATCGGTCTCGGTTCCGGCGGTGCCACCGGCTGGCCGGCGACCGACTGGGTCGAAGATCTCATGCTGCGAATGCAGCCGCCGGAAGCCTACGACAAGTGGACGACCAACGAGCTCAAGTTCACCGATCCGACCGTCGTGGCCGCGATCGAAGAATTCGGAAAGTTTGCCAAGAACCCGAAATATGTCGATGGCGGTGTTGCGGCCGTAGCATCGACCGACTTCCGCGACAGTCCGAAGGGTCTCTTCGCCGTTCCGCCGAAGTGCTATATGCACCATCAGGCCTCGTTCATTCCGTCCTTCTTCCCTGAAGGCACGAAGCTCGGCCAGGATGCCGACTTCTTCTACATGCCGACCTTCGCGTCGCATCCCGAGCTCGGCAAGCCGGTTCTCGGCGCCGGCACGCTGGTCTCGATCGCCAAGGACTCGAAGACTGCCCGCGCTTTCATCGACTTCCTGAAGACCCCGATCGCGCATGAGGTCTGGATGGCGCAGTCGAGCTTCCTGACGCCTTACAAGGGCGTCAGCGTCGATGCCTATGCCAATCCGCAGATGAAGAAGGAAGGCGAGATCCTGACCTCCGCCACCACCTTCCGCTTCGACGGCTCCGACCTGATGCCGGGCAAGATCGGTGCCGGCGCCTTCTGGACCGGCATGGTCGATTTCGTCGGCGGCAAGTCCGCCGAGGAAGCTGCAGGCGAAATTCAGAGCGCCTGGGACGGCATCAAGTAA
- a CDS encoding carbohydrate ABC transporter permease — MLSQIVSALGVVVVAVFACSAYFYFSNKILDLALPVAGDIRTASRNLNRRALIRPWLFIGPALILLFVYLVYPVVATFILSFYDRAGLQFVGLANYKWAIGDREFRQSIFNNILWLAVVPAACTFFGLVIAVMTDRIWWGNIAKSIVFMPMAISFVGASVIWKFIYEYRGGNDVQIGLLNAIVQLFGGTPEVWISVPFWNNFFLMVILIWIQTGFAMVILSAALRGIPEETIEAAVIDGANGWQIFWRIMVPQVWGTIAVVWTTITILVLKVFDIVLTMTNGQWQTMVLANLMFDWMFRGGGDSGRSAVIAIIIMLAVTPIMVWNVRRANRELKGH; from the coding sequence ATGCTGTCGCAGATTGTGTCCGCTTTGGGCGTCGTGGTCGTCGCCGTTTTTGCGTGCTCGGCCTATTTCTATTTTTCCAACAAGATTCTGGACCTCGCGCTGCCGGTGGCGGGCGACATCCGCACGGCATCGCGCAATCTCAACCGCCGCGCCCTCATCCGGCCGTGGCTATTCATCGGCCCGGCGCTCATCCTGCTCTTCGTCTACCTCGTCTATCCGGTCGTTGCGACCTTCATCCTATCCTTCTACGACCGCGCCGGCCTGCAGTTCGTCGGCCTCGCCAATTACAAATGGGCGATCGGCGACCGCGAATTCCGCCAGTCGATCTTCAACAACATCCTCTGGCTCGCTGTCGTGCCGGCCGCCTGCACCTTCTTCGGCCTCGTCATTGCTGTCATGACCGATCGCATCTGGTGGGGCAATATCGCCAAGAGTATCGTCTTCATGCCGATGGCGATCTCCTTCGTCGGCGCTTCTGTCATCTGGAAGTTCATCTATGAGTATCGCGGCGGCAACGATGTGCAGATCGGGCTTCTGAACGCCATCGTCCAGCTTTTCGGCGGTACGCCCGAAGTGTGGATCTCGGTGCCGTTCTGGAACAATTTCTTCCTGATGGTCATCCTGATCTGGATCCAGACCGGTTTTGCCATGGTCATCCTGTCGGCAGCTCTACGCGGCATCCCCGAGGAGACGATCGAGGCCGCCGTCATCGACGGCGCCAATGGCTGGCAGATCTTCTGGCGCATCATGGTGCCCCAGGTCTGGGGCACCATCGCCGTCGTCTGGACGACCATCACCATCCTCGTTCTGAAGGTCTTCGATATCGTGCTCACAATGACCAACGGCCAGTGGCAGACGATGGTCTTGGCGAACCTGATGTTCGACTGGATGTTCCGCGGCGGCGGCGATTCCGGTCGAAGTGCTGTCATCGCCATCATCATCATGCTCGCCGTCACGCCGATCATGGTCTGGAACGTGCGCCGCGCCAACCGCGAACTGAAGGGCCACTGA